The Acropora palmata chromosome 10, jaAcrPala1.3, whole genome shotgun sequence genome contains a region encoding:
- the LOC141894559 gene encoding neurexin-3-like, with the protein MCPSKIMQQNLKEFLLFCSWLAILVDSTAGLRFSGKFSSESLKGSYTEFHGWPMGLKSKLQLYFKTASTKSALLLYQDAGGEQNSNRKAENDLIEVSLLPNGNVRLHVSAHECSHEEGTVKNNFADGLWHKLVISKPRRSKLILSVDNITASAISCKEVLRLSAPTGKAKRPLFIGGIPYLVSKGDVTFRKWSQIGLLSKVSNENRWFHGCIAFLRYNGADDKPLENAKLVTSFDVQGNCSGETCAQKLHQC; encoded by the exons ATGTGCCCTTCGAAAATCATGCAACAGAACCTGAAagagtttcttcttttttgttcatgGCTAGCCATCTTAGTGGATTCCACTGCTGGCTTACGGTTCAGTGGAAAATTTAGCTCAGAGTCATTGAAGGGTTCGTACACAGAATTTCATGGCTGGCCGATGGGTTTGAAGAGCAAACTGcaattgtattttaaaacGGCCTCAACCAAATCCGCCTTACTGCTTTATCAAGATGCAGGGGGGGAACAGAATTCCAATCGTAAGGCTGAGAACGATTTAATTGAAGTTTCGTTGTTGCCAAATGGAAATGTTCGACTGCACGTTAGCGCACACGAATGTTCCCATGAAGAAGGCActgtaaaaaataactttgcCGATGGATTATGGCACAAGCTTGTCATTTCTAAACCGCGTCGTTCAAAGCTCATTCTAAGCGTAGACAACATTACGGCTTCAGCGATCAGCTGCAAAGAGGTTCTGCGTCTTTCTGCACCCACAGGCAAGGCAAAGAGACCGCTTTTCATTGGGGGAATACCATACTTAGTTTCTAAGGGAGATGTTACATTTAGGAAATGGTCTCAGATAGGATTGCTCAGCAAAGTTTCAAACGAAAACAG GTGGTTTCATGGCTGCATTGCATTCTTGCGATACAACGGTGCCGACGACAAACCTCtggaaaatgcaaaattagTTACCTCATTTGATGTACAAGGGAACTGCAGTGGTGAGACGTGCGCGCAAAAACTGCACCAGTGCTAA
- the LOC141894555 gene encoding cyclic GMP-AMP synthase-like receptor, with amino-acid sequence MALCLRNHVVLATSNTLDLFLSDLDERKGRISCSREVNLIQSCVRKVIRSILLEVRRENPFFRTRLINSGSFYEGTKVGQPDEFDFVILLDSFSSAGDTLFEELPCCTVGVVPSESTIQNLRFYFTDCRDMFYVFEWKKSIKTPFYKLFNEKAKGFEAYGMEVVLPYEGNDTLPCPQPLARHGPAYTFQLEWSGGEEYKGLKISVDLTLAVKINSRPNKIDLEFESATGRVLKSVFDNVPYFFAVGSYRDILTEVQPTYFAEYTSSDIRPINFCLRCSQSCFEQRLFCHEFGSDSGQSRCLRLLKVLRDIAFPDVENKVIAKNNSGFWQFSVETAADPLKKIGKLISSYVLKTLVLFEWQENPAEELWSGTNLSQRLVSILRSLVACLKQKKLRSFFYADYNIFPSSTTRDRDFLNAASMISILLDGLLSLIRNINGCGFEECMEKIKSDFAIVYRKYSFTSLLLSGLWDTLFHDFYLGKAVEESLRRKGMGEIYSHEYMKSEPVPGFTKVMKEGDEKQYFFHVYIQALLDEIAPEETLILTRTNVKDADSIGKVGQLFKEMSRQTMARNSNSLPNYSLWCQEHWKLDGSVYKYTTDEPKKLLNFLFDHFQEDVKILLHELN; translated from the coding sequence ATGGCGCTTTGTTTACGAAATCATGTTGTTTTAGCAACGTCGAACACTTTAGATCTCTTTCTATCAGACTTAGACGAAAGGAAAGGGCGAATCTCTTGTTCCCGAGAAGTAAATCTCATCCAAAGCTGTGTTAGGAAGGTTATCAGAAGTATACTACTGGAAGTGAGGAGAGAAAATCCCTTCTTCAGGACAAGGCTGATTAACAGTGGCAGCTTTTATGAAGGAACGAAAGTTGGACAGCCGGATGAGTTTGATTTTGTCATACTGCTTGACAGCTTTTCCTCTGCAGGGGATACACTCTTTGAAGAACTTCCGTGTTGTACTGTAGGGGTAGTCCCAAGCGAATCGACTATCCAGAATCTTCGCTTTTATTTTACCGATTGTCGAGACATGTTCTACGTTTTTGAGTGGAAGAAGTCTATCAAGACACCATTCTATAAGCTATTTAACGAGAAAGCCAAAGGTTTTGAGGCCTACGGAATGGAAGTAGTGTTGCCATATGAAGGAAACGATACCCTGCCTTGTCCACAGCCATTAGCGAGACACGGACCCGCATACACTTTTCAACTGGAATGGAGCGGCGGAGAGGAATACAAAGGGTTGAAGATTAGCGTTGATTTGACATTGGCCGTAAAAATTAACTCTCGACCAAATAAGATCGATTTGGAGTTTGAATCTGCCACCGGAAGAGTACTCAAATCCGTATTTGACAATGTGCCGTATTTTTTTGCCGTTGGCTCATACAGGGATATCCTCACAGAAGTTCAACCGACTTATTTTGCAGAGTATACCAGTTCGGACATCAGACcgattaatttttgtctgCGTTGTTCACAGTCGTGCTTTGAGCAGCGGCTATTTTGCCACGAATTTGGCTCTGACAGTGGGCAATCCAGGTGTTTAAGATTACTTAAAGTGTTGCGTGACATTGCGTTTCCTGATGTCGAAAATAAGGTCATTGCTAAGAACAACAGTGGGTTTTGGCAATTCTCCGTGGAAACAGCGGCTGATCCTTTAAAGAAAATTGGCAAACTGATATCCTCATACGTTCTCAAAACGCTGGTGTTATTTGAATGGCAAGAGAATCCCGCAGAAGAGTTGTGGTCCGGAACGAACCTGAGTCAACGGCTTGTCAGTATACTTCGTAGCCTTGTTGCTTGTTTGAAGCAAAAGAAGTTGCGGAGCTTTTTTTACGCAGATTACAATATATTTCCATCTTCAACAACGAGAGACAGAGATTTTTTAAATGCTGCTAGCATGATTTCCATTCTTCTAGATGGGCTGTTGTCCCTGATAAGGAACATCAACGGATGCGGCTTTGAAGAGTGTATGGAGAAGATCAAAAGCGACTTCGCAATCGTTTATCGAAAGTATAGTTTTACCTCCTTATTACTGAGTGGATTATGGGACActctttttcatgatttttatCTGGGGAAGGCAGTCGAGGAATCCCTGAGAAGGAAAGGCATGGGAGAAATTTACTCACATGAGTACATGAAAAGCGAACCAGTTCCGGGATTCACGAAAGTGATGAAAGAGGGCGATGAGAAACAGTATTTTTTCCATGTCTACATTCAAGCTTTGCTCGATGAAATTGCTCCAGAAGAGACGTTAATCTTGACACGCACTAATGTGAAAGATGCCGATTCTATTGGTAAAGTGGGACAACTATTCAAGGAAATGTCACGCCAGACAATGGCGAGAAATAGCAACAGTCTTCCCAATTACAGTCTGTGGTGTCAGGAACACTGGAAACTAGATGGGTCAGTTTACAAGTATACGACTGACGAGCCAAAAAAACTACTGAATTTTCTCTTCGATCATTTTCAGGAAGacgttaaaattttattacatgaGCTTAATTAA